The Paenibacillus sp. G2S3 region CGCGCCACTACGAACCATTATGAGTAGTCATGATCTGGTTGAGGTACTGCTGAATTCTATCGGGCTCGGGGTAAGCGTTATTCTACTAACTACGCTATTTGCACTACCTCTGGCCTGGATTATGGCTAAAACGGACTTAGGGCATCATAATTGGCTGGATGTTGTGCTACTAATCCCTTTTATGACTCCGCCATACATTGGTTCAATGGGTTGGATGTTATTTATGCAGACGGGTGGGTATATGGAACAGTTTCTGCCCGCTTCCTCCGTGCTGACTCCGTATTTCTTTAGTTATGGAGGGATGGTGCTGATCATGAGCCTGCATTTATTCCCCTTCCTGTATTTACTGCTGCGTAATACGCTTTTGCAGATCGGGGGCAATCTGGAGGAAGCAGCCTCTGTTCATGGTGCTCCGTTCTTTTACAGATTTAAAAGAGTAATCATTCCCTTGCTATTATCCAGCTATGGGCTTGGAGCTCTTCTCATCTTCGTCAAAACGATTGCCGAATTTGGTACCCCTGCGACCTTTGGTCGTAGGATCGGCTTTTACGTTCTGACCTCTGAGATCCATAAGTATATCTCTAGTTGGCCAATAGATTTTGGAAAGGCTACTTCACTAGCTTCCTTGCTGCTCGGAGTTTGTCTCGTCATGTGGTATATCCAGACTCTAATTAGCAGCCGCTTCTCTTATCGCCTAATTGGCGGAAAAGGGACTCGCACCAAACGTTATAAAAGCACGGGAATCGTAGGGGTTCTTAGTTGGGGGTATGTTGTTCTATTACTTCTAGCATCTATCGGCATTCCTTATTTCTCAATCATAACAGCCTCATTATTGAAGCTGCGAGGAGAAGGCGTATCTTGGAGCAATTTAACCTTAAAACATTATGCAGAGCTGCTGTCACCGGGTTCTCAAGGTCTTGAGGCCTTATTAAATAGCTTCACATTAGCCATCATTGCTTCCAGTATCGCGGTTATTCTTGGGACTTGGTTTGCCTTAACTGTAGGAAAAGGAGCTACATTCAAGCAGAAAATTACAGATCTATTCAGCCTACTTCCCAACACAGTGCCTGGAATTGTAATTGTAGTAGGGCTAATCCTGCTATGGAATGCTCGCTGGATGCCTATTCCGCTCTATAATACCTACTGGATGGTTGTGCTTACCTACGTTGTACTATTCATCCCCTATACTGTTCAGTATGTAAAAGCGAGCTATGGGCAGATTGATTCTTCCCTTATGCAAGCGGGACAAGTATTCGGAGGAAGCAAGCTGTATGTGTTCCGCCGTATTCTGCTCCCTCTCATCCTTCCGGGGATGGTGGCTGGCTGGATGATGACCTTCACCATTTCCAATCGGGAACTGGTAGCCTCCTTACTCATTCTTCCACCTTCAATGCAGACATCGGCGACCTATATTTTTGCCCAGTTTGAACAAGGTGCAGTAGCAATGGGAATGGCCATGGCAGTAATTTCTGTCGGTGTTACTACTATATTACTACTAGTATTAGAATATTTAAGCCCAGATAGAAAGCGGAGACAACGATGAGCACACTAACGATTTGGGGAGGGGCCGGAGAGCATGGCCGTTCCTCCTATCTTTTGCAGGACAAAGATGGGCAATCTGGTATTCTACTCGATTGTGGTGTCAAAAAAGAAGGTCCAGGTGAATACCCCCTGCTAGATACAGACATCATCCCACATTTGCAGGCAGTGTTTCTGTCCCATGCGCATGAGGATCATTCCATAGCACTTCCCCTACTATATAAGTACGGATATTCAGGTAAGGTATGGACAACGAAAGCTACCGTTAAACAGCTTCCCGATTATTTCGAAGCATGGGATAAATACGTGGCTGCTCAGTCCGCATCACTACCTTATGGAGAAATAGATAAGCAATCTATCCAGTTCATGTATTTGGAGGAGCATATCCCCCCTCAGACTTGGCTGAGGATTGCACCTAATCTTCAAGTACAATGGGGGCGAAGCGGACATTTAGCAGGTTCGGTTTGGCTGATCCTCGAATGGGATGGAACAATCGTATTTTTCTCAGGGGATTATACGAAGGAGTCGCTGCTGCTCATGGCAGATTCACCAACGATTATGGAAGCCGGAGCTAAAGATTTCGCCGATCTATCCATTATCGATGCCGCATATGGCGCGGATCCTGATGAGCAGCTTGTAAAGTTACAACAATTAGAGTCAGCGATCTCTAACACTCTGCAAAAAGGGGGTTCAATCCTCCTTCCGGTACCTATCCATGGCAGAAGCCAGGAATTGATCGTATGGGCAAGCGAGTGTTTCCCGGATGATCAGCTGATCGTCGAAGAAGAGCTCGTAGCACCTTTAAGAGGTTTGAGCGATAAGACCGAATGGCTGAAAGAGGGCGCTATTCAGCGCGTTGATATGCTTTTTAATAGAAAGAACTTGTGTATTGTATCTAATTCAGAGGAACGTGCAAAGGCATTGTTGAATCTCAAGAGCTCAATCGTGTTTACCAATGACGGAATGATGCAGTCGGCAAAAGCACAAGAGTATTTTCACCAGCTCTCTTCTTCTCCTGACAACCATGTGATTTTCACGGGACATTTGGCGGCAGGTAGTTTCGGGCACCGTCTCGTTAAACATTCTATGGTAGAAGAATCTAGCGACATTAGATGTACAATCTCACTCATTCGCTATAAAGTCCACCAAGGCTTACCGGATATTCGAGAAATGCTCCAAACGGTTCCTAGCCGCCGGTCGGTGCTCGTTCATGCTCCCAAATCGCATATTGATCATGTCACTTCTATATTAGAAGGAGAAGGTTTTGCAGGGCTGTATTCTTTGCTGCCTGGAAGTACGCTTTCGTTCTGAAGCTTAACTATGTAATCTCGTAAAAAAACAATGGGGCTCTTCCTTAGGTCTATTCAGACTTTTTGGAACAGCCCTTTTTAATGATTCGTACCGATTATTCATTTACTCTTTCGTCGTCCCCGGACGATCCTTAAAAGCTAGCTCAAACAACCCCGTCGCAGATAAACCCGCAAGCCCTCCAGCCCAAAGACGAAGTACGATATCCAGTTCGGTAAAAGGATACGCCGCCGCACCAATGAACAAACCTATCAATAGTCCGATGATCGGAACTGTATTCCGCGGGATGTTGATACTATTTTTGACCAATTGAACTAAAGCAAGTACGAATACAGCTAATATAGAAGCAAACGCCATAACATCATCTAAAATCTCTCTAGTTTCCATGATAGATACCTCCTTAGTGAGTACTTTTAATCTCAACCGTTCGAGTGGCGGAATCATAACCCACCTGTGCACCTAGCGCTTCTGCAATAATACGAACGGGAACGTAGGTGATGCCTTTTTCAAGCACTCCATCTGCAACCTTAACCCCGTTAACCTTTACAACGGCAATAATATCACTCTTCAATTCTTCTTCCTCCTTCCTATTGATGACCTTATACGCTGACTCCACTGCGGATATTGAGGGCTTTGCCCCTGCTCGTAACTGAGTGAGCATTAAGCCAAATGCCATTTGAAAATGTGGGTAATCCTTAAAGCTAGTCCAATCACCACCCCATTCGAAGCCAAGTGCCTTGGCCTCTTTTACAACCTCCTGCCAATCTGCGATCTGATTGTTATTGCCATCCCGGCACATATCCCAAGACACACTAGATCCATTCGTCAACAAAAGAGCAAAATCTACGGCTAATCCAAAATTATGATAGCTATACCCGCCACGCGCATTGGTGACAATCGCTCCGGGCTTGGTGCGTCCTTGTGCGTAAAGAGCATCTTGCTCGGCTACTGTGCGAAGTCCCTGCGTAATGAGAATGGGGATGTTGAGCCTGTAACAGCGCTCAATAAGCGCAGTAGCAGCGGAACGGACTACGGGGTGTAGGTTGGTTAGACGTTTACTTGATTTTTCTTTGATTTGGGACAATGTGAGCATCTATACCCCTCCTTTAAATAAAAAGGCAATAATAGCAAAGATAGTACCAGCCAGAACGTATTTAAGTAGATCAACAAACACTTTTCGTTCGCTCTTGCTGTCCGTCTGGGATTGTTGCAATAACTGAAACACACGTGAGTCTAAAGTGTCCCAACGCCTCATAATCTCGTTGAATTGAATTTTCATTTCTATTGTTGATTGTTTAATTTGCTTCACATCTTCCTCATGGCGTGATTGTTTTTCTTTTAATAATAGAAGCTCATTGTTAAAACTTAGATGTTCCGTTCCAAATCTAAAAATCTCGTCTTGGATGACTACGAGTCTATTTTCAACATCTTCTAAACGGTGCTCAATGGGCGCTGCTTCAGCATCGCCTCCTCCTAAATTCACTCCCACAATGGTCATATAACAGCCCCCTTCTAAAGTGATAAATAAAACAGCCCTCGTAGCAGATACGAGGGCAAAATAAAAACGCCTACTATGCGACGCTAAGTGTAATCCCTATTTATCTTCAGCCAGAAACTCCAGACCACCGTCCGTCAGAACCTCCAGCACTCCAGCTTTAAGTGTAGACGGTACCTCTGCATAC contains the following coding sequences:
- a CDS encoding MBL fold metallo-hydrolase; this encodes MSTLTIWGGAGEHGRSSYLLQDKDGQSGILLDCGVKKEGPGEYPLLDTDIIPHLQAVFLSHAHEDHSIALPLLYKYGYSGKVWTTKATVKQLPDYFEAWDKYVAAQSASLPYGEIDKQSIQFMYLEEHIPPQTWLRIAPNLQVQWGRSGHLAGSVWLILEWDGTIVFFSGDYTKESLLLMADSPTIMEAGAKDFADLSIIDAAYGADPDEQLVKLQQLESAISNTLQKGGSILLPVPIHGRSQELIVWASECFPDDQLIVEEELVAPLRGLSDKTEWLKEGAIQRVDMLFNRKNLCIVSNSEERAKALLNLKSSIVFTNDGMMQSAKAQEYFHQLSSSPDNHVIFTGHLAAGSFGHRLVKHSMVEESSDIRCTISLIRYKVHQGLPDIREMLQTVPSRRSVLVHAPKSHIDHVTSILEGEGFAGLYSLLPGSTLSF
- a CDS encoding holin, producing METREILDDVMAFASILAVFVLALVQLVKNSINIPRNTVPIIGLLIGLFIGAAAYPFTELDIVLRLWAGGLAGLSATGLFELAFKDRPGTTKE
- a CDS encoding M15 family metallopeptidase, which produces MLTLSQIKEKSSKRLTNLHPVVRSAATALIERCYRLNIPILITQGLRTVAEQDALYAQGRTKPGAIVTNARGGYSYHNFGLAVDFALLLTNGSSVSWDMCRDGNNNQIADWQEVVKEAKALGFEWGGDWTSFKDYPHFQMAFGLMLTQLRAGAKPSISAVESAYKVINRKEEEELKSDIIAVVKVNGVKVADGVLEKGITYVPVRIIAEALGAQVGYDSATRTVEIKSTH
- a CDS encoding iron ABC transporter permease produces the protein MNINSLRSFKWVSGGLALFILTVLVLLPLLLIFWTSIYPNEQLDIAAPLRTIMSSHDLVEVLLNSIGLGVSVILLTTLFALPLAWIMAKTDLGHHNWLDVVLLIPFMTPPYIGSMGWMLFMQTGGYMEQFLPASSVLTPYFFSYGGMVLIMSLHLFPFLYLLLRNTLLQIGGNLEEAASVHGAPFFYRFKRVIIPLLLSSYGLGALLIFVKTIAEFGTPATFGRRIGFYVLTSEIHKYISSWPIDFGKATSLASLLLGVCLVMWYIQTLISSRFSYRLIGGKGTRTKRYKSTGIVGVLSWGYVVLLLLASIGIPYFSIITASLLKLRGEGVSWSNLTLKHYAELLSPGSQGLEALLNSFTLAIIASSIAVILGTWFALTVGKGATFKQKITDLFSLLPNTVPGIVIVVGLILLWNARWMPIPLYNTYWMVVLTYVVLFIPYTVQYVKASYGQIDSSLMQAGQVFGGSKLYVFRRILLPLILPGMVAGWMMTFTISNRELVASLLILPPSMQTSATYIFAQFEQGAVAMGMAMAVISVGVTTILLLVLEYLSPDRKRRQR